The genomic interval TGCCGTGCCATGATAATGTCCCTTCCTGCCATCGCTGCCTCCTTACTTAAAAAGAAGCAGTTTAGCACCTCCTCAATAGGACATTTCTAAATTGGCAACTGAGGACATTATCATTTTGGCGTTACACATAAAAGTAACCGCCGTCTGAACGGAGGTCGGGCAGCGCCCCCCGCCGCTGTATCTCGGGATAGGGAGGCGCCGTGGCGGATAAGGGATGGGGAAGGTATATGTTTCACTTTCAGCAACGGAAGTATACTAAGTCCGAACAACGGCGATGCCGTTCCTCGCTTCGTGCCCTCCGCGGGGGGGGACCAGCATCGGGTGCGTTTGACATCCCTGCGGAACCGTCTAAAATCTGAAGTAAGGAGAGGTAACGTTTATACACGTCTCGCTGCGACAAAGGGAGGTGCCGTATGCCTGAGAAGACCTTGGAGGGAACGAAGGTCGCCATTCTGGTGACCGATTATTTCGAGCAGGTAGAGTTGACGGAGCCGAAGAAGGCGCTCGAGGAGGCAGGCGCCACGACCAGGGTCGTCGCGCCGAAGCCGGGGATGATCACCGCGTTCAAACACGACACCAAAGGGGACACCTTCACGGTGGATCTGACCCTCGACGAGGCGGACCCCGACGACTTCGATGCAGTGCTCCTGCCCGGCGGGGCGCTGAACGCCGACTCGCTGCGCATGGAGATGAAGGCCCGGGAGTTCGTCAAGAGAATCGATGAGGAAGATAAGCCGATTGCGGTGATCTGCCACGGGCCGTGGCTCCTGATCTCCGCCGGACTGGTGAGCGGGAGGACACTGACCAGCTACTATACGATCCAGGACGATATCCGCAATGCCGGGGGCCACTGGCTGAACATGGAGGCCGTCTATGACGGGAATTGGCTGAGCAGCCGGAGCCCGAAGGACCTGCCGGTCTTCAACCAGACCATGATCGCGCTTTTCGCCGAATACAAGGAAGCCATGGAGCCCGTGACCTGAGCCGGACCGAAGGAGCCCTCCGTGCAAAGAGAAAGGTCCTGCGCCGCATGCGGCGCAGGACCTTTCTCTTCCCGGTACGGGTACGCTGCGTTACTTCTTCTTTACGTTCAATATGCAGGGGCTGCAGGAGATGATGACATTGACGCCCTCGGCATCGAGCTTCTCGCGGATAATCGCGGTATTCTCCTCGACCTTGTAGGGATTCAGCGTCGTTACCGACCTCGCGCCGCTCGCCCTGCAGAGCTCTTCGAGATTGACCTTGCCGCCCTCCTCGCCCTTTGCCGTGATCCCGGTGAGCGGGGTGGGCTGGTGGCCGGTCATGGCGGTGGAGGCGTTGTCCATGATGATGACGAGGATATCCGCCTTGTTGTAAACGGCGGTGATCAGCGCCGGGATGCCGGTGTGCATGAAGGTCGAATCGCCGATGACGGCAGCGACCCTCTTGACCCCCTGGCTCGCTATGCCCGCTGCCTTGCTGATGCTCGCGCCCATGCAGAGACAGGTGTCGAGGGCCGAGAGCGGCGGCGCAGCGCCGAGGGTGTAGCAGCCGATGTCGCCTGCGGTGAAGGCCGGCTTCGCATCGATGAGCGACTTGTAGAACTCCCGGTGCGGGCAGCCGGGGCACATCACCGGGGGCCTGACCGGCAGGGGCGCAGCAGCAGTCACCGCTGTCTTCGGAGAGCCGCCGTTGCCGTTCCAGCCCGGCACGTAGTTCGCCATGGCATCGGGCCCGAGCTCGCCCTCGGCCGGAAGCTCCCCGGAAACCTTTCCCTTCACGTTCGATGAGTACTTTCTCGCGATCTCTTCGACGAAGGGATACCCTTCCTCGAGCACCCAGACCTCATTGAGGCCGCTCACGAACTCTTCGATGAGTCTCTCCCCGAAAGGATAGCCTGCTATCTTGAGGACATCGTAGTCGTCGCCGTACTCTTTTGCATAGGTGTAGGCGATGCCGCAGGCGATGATGCCTTTCTTTTTTCCGGTCCTCGATGCCCTGTTCAGCCCCGCGTCTTCCATCCACTTCCTCAGCTCCGCCTGTTTGCGGTTCAGCTCCTTGTGGCACCTGATGACATTCGAGGGGACCGCGAGCATCTTCGCCGGGTTTTTTTCGAGGGAGAGCGGATTCTCGGGGCGTATGTCGCCGATCTCGACCGGGGCGAGGGCGTGGGAGAGCCTCGTCAGGGTCCTGAGCATGACCGGGAGCTCGATCTTCTCGGAGAGCTCGAAGGCGCGGAGCATCATCTCCTTCGCCTCCTGCGCATCGGA from Nitrospirota bacterium carries:
- a CDS encoding type 1 glutamine amidotransferase domain-containing protein, whose product is MPEKTLEGTKVAILVTDYFEQVELTEPKKALEEAGATTRVVAPKPGMITAFKHDTKGDTFTVDLTLDEADPDDFDAVLLPGGALNADSLRMEMKAREFVKRIDEEDKPIAVICHGPWLLISAGLVSGRTLTSYYTIQDDIRNAGGHWLNMEAVYDGNWLSSRSPKDLPVFNQTMIALFAEYKEAMEPVT
- a CDS encoding thiamine pyrophosphate-dependent enzyme translates to MAQTALKRMLMSGNEAIGRGAIEAGISMAVSYPGTPSTDILEYLAKNFSGPAQWAVNEKVALEVAVGVSYTGRRVICSMKHVGLNVAADPLMTAAYLGVKGGLVLVVADDPGAYSSQNEQDSRFFAAFAKIPCFEPSDAQEAKEMMLRAFELSEKIELPVMLRTLTRLSHALAPVEIGDIRPENPLSLEKNPAKMLAVPSNVIRCHKELNRKQAELRKWMEDAGLNRASRTGKKKGIIACGIAYTYAKEYGDDYDVLKIAGYPFGERLIEEFVSGLNEVWVLEEGYPFVEEIARKYSSNVKGKVSGELPAEGELGPDAMANYVPGWNGNGGSPKTAVTAAAPLPVRPPVMCPGCPHREFYKSLIDAKPAFTAGDIGCYTLGAAPPLSALDTCLCMGASISKAAGIASQGVKRVAAVIGDSTFMHTGIPALITAVYNKADILVIIMDNASTAMTGHQPTPLTGITAKGEEGGKVNLEELCRASGARSVTTLNPYKVEENTAIIREKLDAEGVNVIISCSPCILNVKKK